From one Botrytis cinerea B05.10 chromosome 7, complete sequence genomic stretch:
- the Bcerg5 gene encoding Bcerg5, which yields MADVVQNITYASPVADAKLAQIIGHPQLNSYLAKLAEVSAWQIVLTILCLMVAYDQCSYIWQKGSIIGPAWKAPFIGPFLQSVNPKFHEYQAKWASGDLSCVSVFHKFVVIASTRDMARKVFNSPAYVKPCVVDSAHKLLGETNWVFLDGKAHVDYRKGLNGLFTRKALDCYLPGQDDVYNQYNERFAKVTEEAGGKPVPFMSEFRELLCAVSCRTFVGFYISDEAIKKIADDYYNITAALELVNFPIILPFTKSWYGKIAADMVLEEFSKCAAKSKVRMAAGGEVSCIMDGWIKSQLESVAWIEAEAKGSTEGMTKPTPLLREFTDFEIAQTVFTFLFASQDATSSAATWLFQVMAQRPEVLDKVREENLRVRGGDKRVRPNMDMMESMKYTRAVVRELLRWRPPVLMVPYVAKKAFPITPDYTVPKGAMIVPTTYPALRDPDVYDRPDEFDPERYFSGDAEVKGAKNYLVFGTGAHYCLGQEYAQMNLALMIGKASMELDWVHHPTPKSEEIKVFATIFPMDDCPLTFTKRS from the exons ATGGCGGACGTGGTACAAAATATCACTTATGCCTCACCCGTGGCAGATGCAAAACTTGCGCAGATTATTGGGCATCCCCAGCTCAATAGTTATCTAGCCAAGCTGGCAGAGGTCAGCGCATGGCAGATTGTGCTCACGATTCTTTGCCTGATGGTAGCGTATGATCAAT GCAGTTATATCTGGCAAAAAGGTTCAATCATCGGGCCAGCATGGAAAGCCCCCTTTATCGGTCCATTTTTACAATCTGTCAATCCTAAATTTCACGAATATCAAGCAAAATGGGCAAGCGGCGACCTCAGTTGCGTTTCTGTTTTCCACAA ATTCGTTGTCATTGCTTCTACTCGTGATATGGCGAGAAAAGTTTTCAATTCCCCAGCATACGTCAAACCATGTGTAGTCGATTCAGCACACAAATTATTGGGCGAGACCAACTGGGTTTTCCTTGACGGAAAGGCCCATGTTGATTACCGAAAGGGTCTCAATGGATTGTTCACTCGCAAAGCTCTCGACTGCTATCTCCCAGGACAAGATGACGTCTACAATCAATACAATGAAAGATTCGCCAAGGTTACCGAGGAAGCTGGAGGAAAGCCTGTACCATTCATGTCCGAATTCCGAGAATTGTTGTGCGCCGTTTCCTGCCGTACATTCGTTGGTTTCTATATCTCAGACGAAGCTATCAAGAAGATTGCGGACGATTACTACAACATCACTGCTGCCTTGGAATTGGTCAATTTCCCAATCATTCTCCCATTCACCAAGTCTTGGTATGGAAAGATTGCTGCTGATATGGTTCTCGAGGAATTTTCCAAATGTGCCGCAAAGAGTAAGGTTCGCATGGCTGCCGGTGGTGAAGTTTCTTGtattatggatggatggatcaagTCTCAACTCGAGTCTGTTGCTTGGATCGAGGCAGAAGCAAAGGGTTCAACGGAAGGAATGACAAAGCCAACACCGTTACTCCGTGAGTTCACCGACTTCGAAATCGCTCAAACCGTCTTCACCTTTTTGTTCGCTTCCCAAGATGCTACTAGCAGTGCCGCCACCTGGTTATTCCAAGTTATGGCTCAACGTCCTGAGGTTTTAGATAAGGTCCGTGAGGAGAACTTACGCGTTCGTGGTGGTGATAAACGAGTTAGACCAAACATGGATATGATGGAAAGCATGAAATATACTCGTGCCGTGGTTAGAGAATTGTTGAGATGGCGCCCTCCTGTTCTCATGGTCCCATACGTTGCGAAGAAAGCATTCCCAATCACCCCAGATTATACTGTTCCCAAAG GAGCCATGATTGTGCCAACAACATACCCAGCTTTACGCGATCCTGATGTATATGACCGTCCTGATGAATTTGATCCCGAACGTTATTTCTCTGGCGACGCAGAAGTAAAGGGTGCTAAGAACTATTTGGTCTTTGGAACTGGTGCTCATTATTGTCTGGGACAAGAATATGCCCAAATGAACCTTGCTCTTATGATTGGAAAGGCATCGATGGAACTTGATTGGGTCCATCATCCTACTCCAAAATCAGAAGAGATTAAGGTCTTTGCTACAATTTTCCCTATG GATGACTGTCCATTGACCTTTACAAAGAGATCTTAA
- the Bcvps52 gene encoding Bcvps52 encodes MWSLDRLSGHTTPSASPPPPLNRIPNLPRRPSHLVPSPVGGRPPFNPRSSSLSLISNDSNSSLLSSRRPNGSNLKQAVTSPNVPDPLEVLGTLLNNGEETKLPSAKSPGATNGTVAPIEEEDDEGEWDFGGLSLQDIVAGEPLDVEDEHVYKSQTLEEYEREKEKFEDLHRSIRACDDVLNSVEINLTSFQNDLAMVSAEIETLQARSTALSVRLENRKVVENGLGPIVEEISVSPAVVKKIVDGAIDEAWVRALAEVEKRSKAMDAKSKEQRTIKGVNDLKPLLENLVSKALERIRDFLVAQVKALRSPNINAQIIQQQHFLRYKDLYAFLHRHHPKLAEELGQAYMNTMRWYFLNQFTRYLKALEKIKLHVLDRYDVLGSDDGSRKATLLSGSKQTGPPHDAFNLGRRIDLLKTPNQTALPSFLAEEDKQTHYMEFPFRNFNLALIDNASAEYSFLTSFFSPSLSYATISRHFNYIFEPTFSLGQSLTKSLIHESHDCLGLLLCVRLNQHFAFSLQRRKIPAVDSYINATSMLLWPRFQLTMDIHCESVRTLTSALPTRKPSASEQAKQSAAPHFMTQRFGQFLQGILELSTEAGDDEPVASSLARLRGEMEAFLTKCAGVMPDKRKKERFLFNNYSLILTIVGDVEGKLAGEQRAHFEELKKAFGDGV; translated from the exons ATGTGGTCATTAGATCGATTATCCGGACACACAACACCTTCTgcctctccacctcccccgTTAAATAGGATCCCAAATCTCCCTCGTCGTCCGAGTCATCTTGTGCCATCCCCAGTTGGTGGTAGACCTCCTTTCAACCCAAGATCGTCTTCCCTGTCGTTAATCTCCAATGACTCTAATTCATCGTTGCTATCATCACGGAGACCCAATGGTTCGAATCTCAAACAAGCAGTCACATCTCCGAATGTGCCAGATCCTTTGGAGGTTTTGGGAACACTACTGAATAATGGGGAAGAGACAAAATTGCCATCAGCGAAAAGCCCGGGGGCGACAAATGGGACAGTTGCTCCcattgaagaggaagacgatgaaggCGAATGGGATTTCGGAGGTTTAAGTCTGCAAGACATTGTAGCAGGAGAACCTCTCGATGTTGAGGATGAGCATGTGTATAAATCTCAAACGCTGGAAGAAT ATGAGCgcgagaaagagaagttTGAAGACCTCCATCGATCAATTCGCGCCTGCGATGACGTTCTTAATTCAGTCGAGATAAACCTCACAAGCTTTCAAAACGACCTTGCTATGGTATCTGCGGAGATTGAAACTCTGCAAGCACGATCGACGGCTTTGAGTGTAAGGTTGGAAAATCGCAAAGTAGTAGAGAACGGACTTGGGCCTATAGTGGAGGAGATCAGTGTCTCTCCAGCTGTCGTTAAAAAAATTGTGGATGGAGCTATAGATGAAGCTTGGGTTCGAGCATTGGCGGAAGTTGAGAAACGATCAAAAGCAATGGATGCTAAATCGAAGGAGCAACGTACTATAAAGGGCGTGAACGATCTTAAGCCTTTACTGGAGAATCTAGTTTCCAAG GCATTGGAAAGAATCAGAGATTTCCTCGTTGCTCAAGTGAAAGCATTGCGATCGCCCAATATAAATGCACAGATCATTCAGCAACAGCACTTTCTTCGCTATAAGGATTTATATGCATTCTTGCATAGACATCACCCAAAGTTGGCTGAGGAGCTTGGTCAAGCATATATGAATACAATGCGATGGTACTTCCTTAATCAGTTCACGAGGTATTTGAAGGCGTTGGAAAAGATCAAGCTTCATGTGTTGGACAGATACGATGTGCTCGGATCAGATGACGGGTCTCGTAAGGCCACTCTTCTTTCAGGATCCAAACAGACAGGTCCACCACACGACGCATTCAATCTAGGTCGACGAATCGACCTTCTCAAGACGCCAAACCAAACTGCACTTCCCTCTTTCTTAGCCGAAGAAGACAAACAAACCCACTATATGGAATTTCCTTTCCGTAACTTCAACCTCGCACTGATTGATAACGCTTCCGCCGAATACTCCTTTCTtacctctttcttctctccctctctaaGCTACGCTACCATTTCCCGACACTTCAACTACATCTTCGAACCCACTTTTTCCCTCGGCCAATCTCTCACCAAATCCCTCATCCACGAGTCCCATGATTGTCTCGGCCTCCTCCTATGTGTGCGCTTGAATCAACACTTTGCATTTTCCCTTCAACGCCGCAAGATCCCCGCTGTAGATTCCTACATAAATGCAACATCCATGCTCCTCTGGCCACGCTTCCAACTCACAATGGATATCCACTGCGAATCCGTCCGCACCCTAACATCCGCTCTCCCTACCCGCAAACCCTCAGCTTCGGAACAAGCTAAACAATCTGCAGCTCCACACTTCATGACCCAACGTTTCGGTCAATTCCTACAGGGTATCTTAGAATTGAGTACGGAAGCGGGAGATGATGAACCTGTAGCGAGTAGTTTGGCAAGATTGAGAGGCGAGATGGAAGCATTTTTGACAAAGTGCGCGGGGGTTATGCCGGataagaggaagaaggaacgatttttgtttaataattattcGTTGATTTTGACAATTGTAGGGGACGTAGAGGGTAAATTAGCCGGGGAACAAAGGGCGCATTTTGAGGAGCTGAAGAAAGCTTTTGGAGATGGTGTCTGA